One Streptomyces sp. NBC_00554 DNA segment encodes these proteins:
- a CDS encoding DUF2637 domain-containing protein: MSAPIQLTRTHRILIGVVVAGAVVIAGIGFAGSYAAVRELAIQKGFGNFSYVFPIGIDAGICVLLALDLLLTWIRIPFPLLRQTAWLLTVATIAFNGAAAWPDPLGVGMHAVIPILFVVSVEAARHAIGRIADITADKHMEGVRLTRWLLSPIPTFLLWRRMKLWELRSYEQVIKLEQDRLVYQARLNSRFGRAWRRKAPIESLMPLRLAKYGVPLAQTAPAGLAAAGIEPALLPPAPTPVEAAPAAVEQPALESPAAPVQQQPEDLTEPQSQWLQARDPQTVAYQGGYDPTYDPDAAYMQWYAEQQQAEQFEQFEEQQQFRVRRQFEEQQQFEQQQMFPQQYEEPPAPAPEPSPEDTGTFPIPSGPGRTREMGAGGGSEPTEDDYYMVFKKSIDGSYPTSGQFRGDVEATYGNTLPQREADRMVNRFTNRHTAELQEDHIA; the protein is encoded by the coding sequence GTGTCCGCGCCCATTCAGCTCACACGCACTCACCGGATTCTCATCGGCGTGGTTGTCGCCGGTGCGGTCGTCATCGCGGGCATCGGCTTCGCCGGTTCGTACGCGGCCGTCCGCGAGCTCGCGATCCAGAAGGGCTTCGGGAACTTCAGTTACGTCTTCCCGATCGGCATCGACGCGGGCATCTGCGTCCTGCTCGCCCTTGACCTTCTCCTGACGTGGATCAGGATCCCCTTCCCGCTGCTGCGCCAGACGGCGTGGCTGCTGACCGTCGCGACGATCGCGTTCAACGGCGCGGCGGCCTGGCCGGACCCGCTGGGTGTCGGCATGCACGCCGTGATCCCGATCCTCTTCGTGGTCTCGGTCGAGGCGGCCCGGCACGCGATCGGCCGCATAGCGGACATCACGGCCGACAAGCACATGGAGGGTGTCCGCCTCACGCGCTGGCTGCTCTCTCCGATCCCGACGTTCCTCCTGTGGCGCCGTATGAAGCTGTGGGAGCTGCGCTCCTACGAGCAGGTCATCAAGCTGGAGCAGGACCGCCTCGTCTACCAGGCGCGGCTCAATTCGCGCTTCGGCCGCGCCTGGCGCCGCAAGGCCCCGATCGAGTCCCTGATGCCGCTGCGGCTCGCGAAGTACGGCGTCCCGCTGGCGCAGACGGCCCCGGCGGGCCTGGCAGCGGCGGGCATCGAGCCGGCGCTCCTGCCCCCGGCGCCGACTCCGGTCGAGGCGGCGCCCGCGGCCGTGGAACAGCCCGCGCTGGAGTCTCCCGCAGCCCCGGTGCAGCAGCAGCCGGAGGACCTCACCGAGCCGCAGAGTCAGTGGCTTCAGGCGCGGGATCCCCAGACCGTCGCGTATCAGGGCGGCTACGACCCGACGTACGACCCGGATGCCGCGTACATGCAGTGGTACGCGGAGCAGCAGCAGGCCGAGCAGTTCGAGCAGTTCGAGGAACAGCAGCAGTTCCGGGTTCGGCGGCAGTTCGAGGAACAGCAGCAGTTCGAGCAGCAGCAGATGTTCCCGCAGCAGTACGAGGAGCCGCCGGCCCCCGCCCCGGAGCCCTCTCCGGAGGACACCGGTACCTTCCCGATCCCGTCGGGCCCGGGCCGGACGCGTGAAATGGGTGCGGGCGGCGGCTCGGAGCCGACCGAGGACGACTACTACATGGTCTTCAAGAAGTCGATAGACGGCAGCTATCCGACCTCGGGCCAGTTCAGGGGTGACGTGGAGGCGACGTACGGCAACACGCTCCCGCAGCGCGAGGCCGACCGGATGGTCAACCGCTTCACCAACCGCCACACGGCGGAACTCCAGGAAGACCACATCGCGTAA
- the lysS gene encoding lysine--tRNA ligase has product MPIVAQSTETTDWVSRYADEVIEESERRAPGKPVVVASGLSPSGPIHLGNLREVMTPHLVADEIRRRGHVVRHLISWDDYDRYRKVPAGVPGIDDSWAEHIGKPLTSVPAPAGSSYPNWAEHFKAAMTTSLAELGVEYDGISQTEQYTSGVYRDQVLFAMRHRGDIDAILEQYRTKKSPAKKQGQKPLDEAELEAAEGSGAAAEDDGSTDAGYFPYKPYCGSCEKDLTTVTAYDDDSTELTYTCSACGFSETVRLNEFNRGKLVWKVDWPMRWAYEGVVFEPSGVDHSSPGSSFQVGGQIVGIFGGKQPIGPMYAFVGISGMAKMSSSKGGVPTPADALQIMEPQLLRWLYARRRPNQSFKIAFDQEIQRLYDEWDKLEGKVTDGSVLPADAAAYARAVGTAAGELPRTPRPMAYRTLASVADITAGAEDQTLRILSELDPDNPLGSLDEVRPRLDKAETWINTQVPAEERTVVREEPDTELLKSLDDQGRESLRLLLDGLDANWSLDGLTHLVYGVPKVQAGFPSDATAKELPAEIKVAQRTFFALLYHLLVGRDTGPRLPTLLLAVGQDRVRKLLGA; this is encoded by the coding sequence GTGCCGATCGTGGCTCAGAGCACCGAGACCACCGACTGGGTCTCCCGTTACGCGGATGAGGTCATCGAGGAGTCGGAGCGTCGGGCCCCGGGCAAACCGGTCGTCGTCGCGTCCGGGCTCTCGCCCTCCGGCCCGATCCACCTCGGGAACCTCCGCGAGGTCATGACGCCGCACCTCGTCGCCGACGAGATCCGGCGGCGCGGCCACGTCGTACGCCACCTGATCTCCTGGGACGACTACGACCGCTACCGCAAGGTCCCGGCCGGCGTCCCCGGCATCGACGACTCCTGGGCCGAGCACATCGGCAAGCCGCTCACCTCGGTCCCCGCGCCCGCCGGCTCCTCGTACCCGAACTGGGCCGAGCACTTCAAGGCCGCGATGACCACCTCGCTCGCCGAGCTGGGCGTGGAGTACGACGGGATCAGCCAGACCGAGCAGTACACCTCCGGTGTGTATCGGGACCAGGTGCTGTTCGCGATGAGGCACCGCGGGGACATCGACGCGATCCTCGAGCAGTACCGGACCAAGAAGAGCCCGGCGAAGAAGCAGGGGCAGAAGCCCCTCGACGAGGCCGAGCTTGAGGCCGCCGAGGGGTCCGGCGCCGCTGCCGAGGACGACGGCAGCACGGACGCCGGGTACTTCCCGTACAAGCCCTACTGCGGGAGTTGCGAGAAGGACCTGACGACCGTCACCGCCTACGACGACGACAGCACCGAGCTGACGTACACCTGCTCGGCCTGCGGTTTCTCCGAGACCGTCCGGCTGAACGAGTTCAACCGCGGCAAGCTGGTCTGGAAGGTCGACTGGCCCATGCGCTGGGCGTACGAAGGGGTCGTCTTCGAGCCGAGCGGTGTCGATCACTCGTCCCCGGGCTCCAGCTTCCAGGTCGGCGGGCAGATCGTCGGCATCTTCGGCGGCAAGCAGCCGATCGGGCCCATGTACGCGTTCGTCGGCATCAGCGGCATGGCCAAGATGTCCAGCAGCAAGGGCGGGGTCCCCACCCCGGCCGACGCCCTCCAGATCATGGAACCGCAGCTGCTGCGCTGGCTCTACGCCCGCCGCCGCCCCAACCAGTCCTTCAAGATCGCCTTCGACCAGGAGATCCAGCGGCTGTACGACGAGTGGGACAAGCTCGAGGGCAAGGTGACCGACGGGTCCGTGCTCCCGGCGGACGCCGCCGCTTACGCGCGAGCCGTGGGTACGGCGGCCGGTGAGCTTCCCAGGACGCCCCGCCCGATGGCGTACCGCACCCTCGCCTCCGTCGCCGACATCACCGCCGGCGCCGAGGACCAGACCCTGCGGATCCTGAGCGAGCTCGACCCCGACAACCCGCTCGGCTCGCTCGACGAGGTCCGGCCGCGGCTCGACAAGGCCGAGACCTGGATCAACACGCAGGTCCCGGCGGAGGAGCGGACCGTCGTCCGTGAGGAGCCCGACACCGAGCTCCTGAAGTCCCTCGACGACCAGGGCCGCGAGTCCCTGCGCCTGCTGCTCGACGGACTCGACGCCAACTGGTCCCTGGACGGCCTGACCCACCTCGTCTACGGCGTCCCCAAGGTCCAGGCCGGCTTCCCCTCCGACGCCACCGCCAAGGAACTGCCCGCCGAGATCAAGGTCGCCCAGCGCACCTTCTTCGCCCTGCTGTACCACCTGCTGGTCGGGCGTGACACGGGCCCGCGCCTGCCCACGCTGCTGCTCGCAGTGGGCCAGGACCGGGTGCGCAAGCTGCTCGGGGCGTAG
- the argS gene encoding arginine--tRNA ligase: MASVTSLTASVHQRLADALSAALPEAGSADPLLRRSDRADFQANGILALAKKAKANPRELATQVVAQVAAGDVIKDIEVSGPGFLNITITDRAIIETLAARYDDDRLGVPLKEKPGVTVIDYAQPNVAKEMHVGHLRSAVIGDALRGMLDFTGEQTIGRHHIGDWGTQFGMLIQYLIENPGELAPAEEVDGEQAMSNLNRVYKASRAVFDADEDFKERARKRVVALQSGDKETLDLWQQFVDESKVYFNSVFEKLDMEIRDEEIVGESAYNDLMPETARLLEESGVAVRSEGALVVFFDEIRGKDDQPVPLIVQKADGGFGYAASDLSAIRNRVTDLDATTLIYVVDVRQSLHFKMVFETARRAGWLTDEVTAHNMGYGTVLGADGKPFKTREGETVKLEDLLDEAVERATAVVREKAAKVGLTEEEIVENGRYVGIGAVKYADLSTSANRDYKFDLDQMVSLNGDTSVYLQYAYARNRSILRKAEGASPLAHPELELAPAERALGLHLDGFGDLLTEATAEYAPHKVTAYLYQLASLYTTFFDQCPVIKPRPAQEIAENRLFLCDLTARTLHQGMALLGIRTPERL, translated from the coding sequence ATGGCCTCGGTCACGTCCCTCACCGCTTCCGTCCATCAGCGCCTCGCGGACGCTCTCTCGGCAGCTCTGCCGGAGGCCGGTTCCGCTGACCCGCTGCTGCGCCGAAGCGACCGGGCGGACTTCCAGGCCAACGGGATCCTGGCCCTCGCGAAGAAGGCGAAGGCGAACCCGCGGGAGCTGGCGACGCAGGTCGTGGCGCAGGTGGCGGCCGGTGACGTGATCAAGGACATCGAGGTCTCGGGACCCGGCTTCCTGAACATCACGATCACCGACAGGGCGATCATCGAGACCCTCGCCGCCCGGTACGACGACGACCGGCTCGGAGTGCCGCTGAAGGAGAAGCCGGGCGTCACGGTCATCGACTACGCCCAGCCGAACGTGGCGAAGGAGATGCACGTCGGCCATCTGCGCTCGGCCGTCATCGGCGACGCGCTGCGCGGCATGCTCGACTTCACCGGCGAGCAGACGATCGGCCGGCACCACATCGGCGACTGGGGCACCCAGTTCGGCATGCTCATCCAGTACCTGATCGAGAACCCGGGCGAGCTGGCCCCCGCCGAGGAGGTCGACGGCGAGCAGGCCATGTCGAACCTGAACCGGGTCTACAAGGCCTCGCGCGCCGTCTTCGACGCCGACGAGGACTTCAAGGAGCGGGCCCGCAAGCGGGTCGTCGCCCTCCAGTCCGGCGACAAGGAGACCCTCGACCTGTGGCAGCAGTTCGTGGACGAGTCGAAGGTCTACTTCAACTCGGTCTTCGAGAAGCTCGACATGGAGATCAGGGACGAGGAGATCGTCGGCGAGTCCGCGTACAACGACTTGATGCCCGAGACGGCGCGCCTCCTGGAGGAGTCCGGCGTCGCCGTGCGCTCCGAGGGCGCGCTCGTGGTCTTCTTCGACGAGATCCGGGGCAAGGACGACCAGCCGGTGCCGCTGATCGTGCAGAAGGCGGACGGCGGCTTCGGCTACGCGGCGTCCGACCTCTCCGCGATCCGCAACCGTGTCACCGACCTGGACGCGACGACGCTGATCTACGTCGTGGACGTCCGCCAGTCCCTGCACTTCAAGATGGTCTTCGAGACGGCACGCCGGGCGGGCTGGCTGACCGACGAGGTCACCGCGCACAACATGGGCTACGGCACGGTGCTCGGCGCGGACGGCAAGCCGTTCAAGACCCGTGAGGGCGAGACGGTGAAGCTCGAGGACCTCCTCGACGAGGCCGTCGAGCGGGCCACGGCGGTCGTACGCGAGAAGGCCGCGAAGGTGGGCCTGACCGAGGAGGAGATCGTCGAGAACGGCCGGTACGTCGGGATCGGCGCCGTGAAGTACGCGGACCTGTCGACGTCGGCGAACCGGGACTACAAGTTCGACCTGGACCAGATGGTCTCGCTCAACGGCGACACGAGCGTGTACCTGCAGTACGCGTACGCCCGGAACAGGTCGATCCTGCGCAAGGCGGAGGGCGCGTCCCCGCTCGCACACCCGGAGCTCGAACTCGCCCCGGCCGAGCGGGCGTTGGGCCTGCACCTGGACGGGTTCGGCGATCTGCTCACGGAGGCGACGGCAGAGTACGCACCGCACAAGGTGACCGCGTACCTGTACCAGCTGGCGTCGCTGTACACGACGTTCTTCGACCAGTGCCCGGTGATCAAGCCGCGCCCGGCACAGGAGATCGCCGAAAACCGCCTGTTCCTCTGCGACCTGACGGCCCGCACCCTCCACCAGGGCATGGCCCTGCTGGGCATCAGGACACCTGAGCGACTCTGA
- a CDS encoding DUF4253 domain-containing protein: MATLPNPLPKLAADPSGRTLGLELPPGKLIDAGGTSHALKAVGEGEAACHEPLLWHADAPATPGAWSALEPARRTSGLLPLLVDVGGAQGGPEDWELRPDEVSYPGDHDAEEVLAEFWEEYAADELGADEDYPGKEAVVAVFGEPNTYDETIAPYGPEWPGLAAATTPTTDPDTRAADIADSLSADGSWLKDPRLALVPARRSADIPAAIGWSGPVNYEGDVARLCAVLRSWEDRFGIRVVALTFDQLVLSVAAPPTTTAEAEAVAAEHFAFCPDNITQGNHEALRAYAAHEILDQQVWSFWWD; this comes from the coding sequence ATGGCGACACTCCCCAACCCGCTGCCGAAGCTGGCGGCCGACCCGAGCGGGCGCACGCTCGGGCTTGAACTCCCGCCCGGGAAACTGATCGACGCTGGGGGCACCTCCCACGCCCTTAAGGCAGTGGGGGAGGGCGAGGCCGCGTGCCACGAGCCGCTGCTCTGGCACGCCGACGCACCGGCGACCCCCGGAGCCTGGTCGGCGCTGGAGCCCGCCCGGCGGACCTCCGGCCTGCTCCCCCTCCTCGTGGACGTCGGCGGCGCCCAAGGCGGGCCGGAGGACTGGGAGTTGAGGCCGGACGAGGTGTCGTACCCCGGGGATCACGACGCCGAGGAGGTGCTGGCGGAGTTCTGGGAGGAGTACGCGGCGGACGAGCTCGGCGCCGACGAGGACTACCCCGGCAAGGAGGCCGTCGTCGCAGTCTTCGGCGAGCCCAACACCTACGACGAGACGATCGCCCCGTACGGCCCGGAGTGGCCGGGCCTCGCCGCCGCCACCACACCCACCACCGACCCCGACACCCGCGCCGCCGACATCGCCGACTCCCTCTCGGCCGACGGCTCTTGGCTCAAGGACCCGCGCCTCGCCCTGGTCCCCGCCCGCCGCAGCGCGGACATCCCGGCGGCGATCGGCTGGTCCGGTCCCGTGAACTACGAGGGTGATGTCGCGCGCCTGTGCGCCGTACTCCGCTCCTGGGAGGACCGCTTCGGCATACGCGTGGTCGCCCTCACCTTCGACCAGCTCGTCCTGTCGGTGGCCGCCCCGCCGACCACCACGGCGGAGGCGGAGGCGGTCGCGGCCGAGCACTTCGCGTTCTGCCCGGACAACATCACCCAGGGCAACCACGAGGCCCTGCGGGCGTACGCGGCGCACGAGATCCTCGACCAGCAGGTGTGGTCCTTCTGGTGGGACTGA
- a CDS encoding helix-turn-helix domain-containing protein — protein MAGDEFSELLGQLKQRSGLSYGVLGKRLHMSASTLHRYVNGDAVPTDYAPVERFARVCKATPDELVELHRRWVLADARRGQKGVPSGTGAVTEGPTALAPESSAASEPEDAPEVERGSVPEPLVKRRRRTVVLSGAAVVAALVSAALVVNLVPGEDDGQGRKQPVGAAAPSGVSSSVVTASADGKHSPASPSASRSASPTSPASPTVSASVSGGAAEVVAGATAPAVATNPYKWDGPCSQHYLVNQKAEYVPPPPSESEARGWVTALGGVAAGEQMVALTVQGTGEATVVLDALHVRVVTKSAPLAWNDFAMGIGCGGGVETKSFAVDLDAGSPAVAAKAGQRDFPYKVSESDPEVFYVFADSKAHDVSWYLELDWSSGTKKGTLRIDDNGKPFRTSGNVGRPAYAYPLGDSEWWRDEYEPYIKG, from the coding sequence GTGGCGGGGGACGAATTCTCGGAGCTCCTGGGACAGCTGAAGCAGCGGTCCGGGCTCAGCTATGGAGTGCTGGGGAAGCGGCTCCACATGAGTGCGTCCACGCTTCACCGGTACGTCAACGGGGACGCCGTACCGACGGATTACGCGCCCGTGGAACGGTTCGCCCGGGTGTGCAAGGCGACCCCCGATGAGCTGGTGGAGCTGCATCGGCGGTGGGTGCTGGCGGATGCGCGGCGGGGGCAGAAGGGGGTCCCTTCGGGGACGGGGGCGGTGACGGAGGGGCCAACAGCATTGGCGCCGGAATCGTCGGCTGCGTCCGAGCCGGAGGACGCACCTGAGGTCGAGCGGGGGTCTGTACCGGAGCCTTTGGTGAAGCGGCGTCGGCGTACCGTCGTGCTCTCCGGTGCCGCCGTGGTCGCCGCCCTTGTGTCCGCGGCCCTCGTCGTGAACCTTGTGCCCGGCGAGGACGACGGTCAGGGCAGGAAGCAGCCTGTGGGTGCTGCCGCGCCGTCAGGTGTCAGCAGCTCTGTTGTCACCGCGTCGGCCGACGGCAAGCATTCCCCGGCCTCGCCGTCCGCCTCGCGCAGTGCCAGTCCTACGAGTCCTGCAAGTCCTACGGTGTCCGCGTCGGTGAGTGGTGGGGCCGCTGAGGTCGTGGCCGGCGCCACGGCGCCCGCGGTCGCCACCAACCCGTACAAGTGGGACGGCCCGTGCAGTCAGCACTACCTGGTGAACCAGAAGGCCGAGTATGTGCCCCCGCCGCCGAGCGAGTCGGAGGCGCGTGGGTGGGTGACCGCGCTCGGCGGTGTCGCCGCCGGGGAGCAGATGGTCGCGCTGACCGTGCAGGGCACCGGGGAGGCCACCGTCGTACTCGACGCACTGCATGTGCGCGTGGTGACGAAGAGTGCGCCGCTCGCCTGGAACGACTTCGCGATGGGCATCGGTTGCGGCGGCGGCGTGGAGACGAAGTCGTTCGCCGTGGACCTGGACGCCGGAAGCCCCGCGGTCGCGGCCAAGGCGGGGCAGCGCGACTTCCCGTACAAGGTCAGTGAGTCCGACCCCGAGGTCTTCTACGTGTTCGCGGACTCGAAGGCCCACGACGTGAGTTGGTACCTGGAGCTCGACTGGTCCAGCGGGACGAAGAAGGGCACGTTGCGCATCGACGACAACGGCAAGCCGTTCCGGACGAGTGGGAACGTGGGGCGGCCCGCGTACGCGTACCCGCTGGGCGACTCCGAGTGGTGGAGGGACGAGTACGAGCCCTACATCAAGGGCTGA
- a CDS encoding DUF4232 domain-containing protein, whose product MSARTTRNRMLAAAAITFATLTLAACNDGGGVREEGASKVTASTESPSTSATPSSPSDKTNEGTSTGAGQAANDTTGTTGSTGTTNSTGSTGSNDSAPTSTRCSSTTTRTTATEVSRPLNHVLLTVTNTGAGNCNLIGYPAVRFGEAQSVPPAFEDSKPQAVVTLAPGESGYAGVLLSAADGSGSNGYTAKSLEVLLNNSTGDAARPSLPAKGVYVDDSISVSYWQSTMADALTW is encoded by the coding sequence ATGTCTGCACGCACCACCCGCAACCGCATGCTCGCCGCAGCCGCGATCACGTTCGCCACACTGACGCTGGCGGCGTGCAACGACGGAGGGGGCGTCCGCGAGGAGGGCGCGTCGAAGGTGACCGCGTCCACGGAGTCACCCAGCACGTCCGCCACCCCGTCGTCCCCGTCGGACAAGACGAACGAGGGAACATCCACGGGAGCCGGCCAGGCCGCCAACGACACGACGGGCACCACGGGCTCCACCGGCACCACGAACTCCACCGGCTCCACGGGTTCGAACGACTCCGCCCCCACCTCCACCCGCTGCTCCAGCACCACCACCCGAACCACCGCCACAGAGGTCTCCCGCCCCCTGAACCACGTGCTCCTCACCGTCACCAACACGGGCGCGGGGAACTGCAACCTCATCGGCTACCCGGCCGTCCGCTTCGGCGAGGCCCAGTCGGTCCCGCCGGCCTTCGAGGACTCCAAGCCGCAGGCGGTGGTCACGCTGGCCCCGGGCGAATCGGGCTATGCCGGCGTGCTCCTGTCGGCAGCGGACGGCAGCGGCTCCAACGGCTACACGGCCAAGTCCCTCGAGGTCCTCCTCAACAACAGCACGGGAGACGCGGCCCGCCCGTCGCTCCCCGCGAAGGGCGTGTACGTAGACGACTCGATCAGCGTCTCGTACTGGCAGTCGACCATGGCCGACGCCCTCACCTGGTGA
- a CDS encoding PLP-dependent aminotransferase family protein — MAVVEPAPTRAPVPPLAARARSIGGSPVRDILAVTARPEVINFAGGLPAPELFDVDGIAAAYRAVLAESPAQALQYSTTEGEPELRAALAARTSARGLATGPDDLLVTTGSQQALSLLATALIEPGDTVLVENPCYLAALQVFGFAGARVVAVPGDGHGVDPEALEELVVRERPKLLYTVPTFQNPTGRTLPRERRAAVAAVAARHGLWIVEDDPYGELRFEGERVPWIASYPGAEDRTVLLGSFSKVMAPGMRLGWLRAPAELRRACAVAKQAADLHTPTVNQLAAARYLADSDLDGHVARVAAVYRERRDAMLAGLAEALPEGSHWDRPEGGMFLWARLPGTYDTTALLPAVVRQEVAYVPGAPFYAAEPDRSTLRLCFVTQTPEEIGEGLRRLGAGMGVAMGVRPALGR; from the coding sequence ATGGCCGTCGTCGAGCCCGCGCCCACCCGTGCCCCCGTGCCGCCGCTCGCCGCGCGGGCCCGTTCGATCGGCGGTTCGCCGGTACGGGACATCCTCGCCGTCACCGCGCGGCCCGAGGTGATCAACTTCGCGGGCGGGCTGCCGGCGCCGGAACTCTTCGACGTCGACGGGATCGCCGCCGCGTACCGGGCGGTCCTCGCCGAGTCGCCCGCGCAGGCGCTGCAGTACTCCACGACGGAGGGCGAGCCGGAGCTGCGGGCCGCGCTCGCCGCGCGGACATCGGCACGCGGGCTGGCCACCGGCCCCGACGACCTGCTCGTCACCACCGGCTCCCAGCAGGCCCTTTCCCTGCTCGCCACCGCGCTGATCGAACCCGGGGACACGGTCCTCGTCGAGAACCCCTGCTACCTGGCGGCCCTCCAGGTCTTCGGCTTCGCGGGCGCGCGGGTGGTGGCCGTACCGGGGGACGGACACGGTGTCGATCCCGAGGCGCTGGAGGAGCTGGTGGTGCGCGAACGCCCCAAGCTGCTCTACACCGTGCCCACCTTCCAGAACCCGACGGGGCGCACCCTGCCCAGGGAGCGGCGGGCCGCCGTCGCCGCGGTCGCCGCCCGGCACGGGCTGTGGATCGTCGAGGACGACCCGTACGGCGAGCTGCGCTTCGAGGGCGAGCGCGTGCCGTGGATCGCGTCGTACCCGGGTGCCGAGGACCGTACGGTCCTGCTCGGCTCCTTCTCCAAGGTCATGGCACCCGGCATGCGGCTCGGCTGGCTGCGCGCCCCGGCCGAGCTGCGCCGCGCGTGCGCCGTGGCCAAACAGGCCGCCGACCTGCACACCCCGACCGTCAACCAGCTCGCCGCGGCCCGCTACCTCGCGGACAGTGACCTGGACGGGCATGTCGCGCGGGTCGCGGCGGTCTACCGCGAGCGCCGGGACGCCATGCTCGCCGGCCTCGCCGAGGCCCTCCCCGAAGGCTCGCACTGGGACCGGCCCGAGGGCGGAATGTTCCTCTGGGCACGGCTTCCGGGGACGTACGACACCACGGCACTGCTGCCCGCGGTGGTGCGGCAGGAGGTGGCGTACGTCCCCGGTGCGCCGTTCTACGCGGCCGAGCCCGATCGGTCGACGCTGCGGCTGTGCTTCGTGACGCAGACGCCGGAGGAGATCGGGGAGGGGTTGCGGCGGTTGGGGGCGGGGATGGGTGTGGCGATGGGCGTGCGGCCGGCGCTTGGCCGGTGA
- the hemB gene encoding porphobilinogen synthase, whose translation MTTYGSFPGTRPRRLRTSPAMRRMVAETRLHPADFILPAFVREGIGEPVPIAAMPGVVQHTRDSLKKAAADAVAAGVSGIMLFGVPEESKKDAVGTPGTDPDGILQVALRDVRAEVGDELLVMSDLCLDETTDHGHCGVLDEQGRVDNDATLERYAEMAQVQADAGAHVVGPSGMMDGQIGVVRDALDQIGREDVAILAYTAKYSSAFYGPFREAVGSSLKGDRKTYQQDPANAREAMRELALDLEEGADMVMVKPAGPYLDILARVADAVDVPVAAYQISGEYSMIEAAAEKGWIDRDRAILETLTGIKRAGARNILTYWATEVAQKLR comes from the coding sequence ATGACGACGTACGGATCCTTCCCCGGTACGCGGCCGCGGCGTCTGCGGACCAGCCCCGCCATGCGGCGTATGGTCGCCGAGACCCGGCTGCATCCCGCTGACTTCATCCTTCCGGCCTTTGTGCGCGAGGGCATCGGCGAGCCTGTGCCGATCGCGGCGATGCCTGGCGTCGTGCAGCACACCCGGGACAGCCTGAAGAAGGCGGCCGCGGACGCGGTGGCGGCCGGGGTCTCCGGGATCATGCTCTTCGGGGTGCCGGAGGAGTCCAAGAAGGACGCGGTCGGCACGCCCGGGACCGATCCCGACGGGATCCTCCAGGTGGCGTTGCGCGATGTGCGTGCCGAGGTCGGTGACGAGCTCCTTGTGATGTCCGACTTGTGTCTGGACGAGACCACCGACCACGGTCATTGCGGTGTGCTCGACGAGCAGGGGCGCGTCGACAACGACGCCACGCTCGAGCGGTACGCCGAGATGGCGCAGGTGCAGGCCGACGCGGGCGCGCACGTGGTCGGGCCGAGCGGGATGATGGACGGCCAGATCGGCGTCGTCCGTGACGCCCTCGACCAGATCGGCCGCGAGGACGTCGCGATCCTCGCCTACACCGCCAAGTACTCCTCCGCCTTCTACGGCCCGTTCCGGGAGGCCGTGGGCTCGTCCCTGAAGGGTGACCGCAAGACGTACCAGCAGGACCCGGCGAACGCCCGGGAAGCCATGCGGGAGCTGGCGCTCGACCTCGAAGAGGGCGCCGACATGGTGATGGTGAAGCCGGCGGGGCCGTACCTGGACATCCTCGCGCGGGTTGCGGACGCCGTGGATGTGCCGGTGGCCGCGTACCAGATCTCCGGCGAGTACTCGATGATCGAGGCCGCCGCCGAGAAGGGCTGGATCGACCGCGACCGGGCCATTCTGGAGACGCTGACGGGGATCAAGCGGGCCGGAGCGAGGAACATCCTCACGTACTGGGCGACCGAGGTCGCGCAGAAGCTGCGCTGA